A portion of the Stigmatella aurantiaca DW4/3-1 genome contains these proteins:
- the pdhA gene encoding pyruvate dehydrogenase (acetyl-transferring) E1 component subunit alpha, translating into MASPYSKELLLTMYRKMYLIRRFEERAGQQYGLGKIAGFCHLYIGQEATAVGAIEAIRPDDYMLSAYRDHGQPLARGADAGMVMAELFGRGTGYSKGKGGSMHIFDIEHHFYGGYGIVGGQIPLAAGMAFASRYRNEDRVTVCYFGDAAANQGAFHETLNMASKWKLPVIYICENNRYGMGTAVGRTSAVPEMYKRAVAYDMRGEPVDGMDCLKMYETVKDAAEYCRAGKGPVLLEANTYRFRGHSMADPATYRSKQEVEEERKNDPIPKIKDYTLKKKLAKEEEFDAIDEEVKAQVDAAVKFADESPEPSLEELWRDTIVEPGEEDVRPRERVLGVKVKWPSYPSGQELKVTWDLEPREQAEKEDKKAGLAR; encoded by the coding sequence GTGGCCAGCCCGTACTCGAAGGAATTGCTGTTGACGATGTACCGGAAGATGTACCTCATCCGCCGCTTCGAGGAGCGCGCGGGGCAGCAGTACGGCCTGGGGAAGATCGCCGGTTTCTGCCACCTTTATATCGGCCAGGAAGCCACGGCCGTGGGTGCCATCGAAGCCATCCGGCCGGATGACTACATGCTCTCGGCGTACCGGGACCATGGCCAACCTCTGGCCCGTGGCGCGGATGCGGGCATGGTGATGGCGGAGCTGTTTGGCCGCGGCACCGGCTACAGCAAGGGCAAGGGCGGCTCGATGCACATCTTTGACATCGAGCACCACTTCTATGGGGGGTACGGCATCGTCGGCGGCCAGATTCCCCTGGCCGCGGGCATGGCGTTCGCCAGCCGCTACCGCAACGAGGACCGCGTCACGGTGTGCTATTTCGGCGACGCCGCGGCCAACCAGGGCGCCTTCCACGAGACGCTCAACATGGCGTCCAAGTGGAAGCTGCCGGTCATCTACATCTGCGAGAACAACCGCTACGGCATGGGCACGGCCGTGGGCCGCACCTCCGCGGTGCCGGAGATGTACAAGCGCGCGGTGGCCTATGACATGCGCGGCGAGCCGGTGGACGGCATGGACTGCCTGAAGATGTACGAGACGGTGAAGGATGCCGCCGAGTACTGCCGCGCGGGCAAGGGCCCGGTGCTGCTGGAGGCCAACACCTACCGCTTCCGCGGCCACTCCATGGCGGACCCCGCCACCTACCGCTCCAAGCAGGAGGTGGAGGAGGAGCGCAAGAACGACCCCATCCCCAAGATCAAGGACTACACGCTCAAGAAGAAGCTGGCGAAGGAGGAGGAGTTCGACGCCATCGACGAAGAGGTGAAGGCGCAGGTGGACGCGGCGGTGAAGTTCGCCGACGAGTCGCCCGAGCCGAGCCTCGAGGAGCTGTGGCGGGACACCATCGTGGAGCCGGGCGAGGAGGACGTTCGCCCCCGCGAGCGCGTGCTGGGCGTGAAGGTCAAGTGGCCCTCGTACCCGTCCGGCCAGGAGCTGAAGGTGACGTGGGATCTCGAGCCGCGTGAGCAGGCCGAGAAGGAAGACAAGAAGGCTGGCCTGGCGCGCTAG
- a CDS encoding pyruvate dehydrogenase complex E1 component subunit beta, with amino-acid sequence MAELMYREALNQALAEEMERDANVFLIGEEVGRYNGAFKVSQGLLDKFGSARIIDAPISELGFTGMAAGAAMVGLRPVVEMMTWNFAILAMDQIVNNAAKLRHMSGGQLRCPIVFRGPGGAGGRLSSQHSQALEANYAHFPGLKVIAPATPADAKGLLKAAIRDENPVVMIEGERLYAVKGEVPEGEHVVPIGKADVKREGKDVSIITWSRMYYFCEEAAQRLEKEGISVEILDLRTLRPLDEEAILATVRKTNRAVIVEEGWALAGVGASVVDIIQSKAFDELDAPVLRVTGLDVNMSYAANLENATQPDAAKIAAAVKKVLYREGA; translated from the coding sequence ATGGCCGAGTTGATGTATCGCGAGGCGCTGAACCAGGCGCTCGCCGAGGAGATGGAGCGCGACGCCAACGTCTTCCTGATTGGTGAGGAAGTGGGTCGCTATAACGGGGCCTTCAAGGTGTCCCAGGGGCTGCTGGACAAGTTCGGGAGCGCGCGCATCATCGACGCGCCCATCTCCGAGCTGGGCTTCACCGGCATGGCCGCGGGCGCCGCGATGGTGGGGCTCCGGCCGGTGGTGGAGATGATGACGTGGAACTTCGCCATCCTGGCGATGGACCAGATCGTCAACAACGCGGCCAAGCTGCGGCACATGTCTGGTGGCCAGCTGCGCTGCCCCATCGTGTTCCGTGGACCGGGCGGCGCGGGCGGCCGGCTGTCCAGCCAGCACAGCCAGGCGCTGGAGGCCAACTACGCCCACTTCCCGGGCTTGAAGGTGATTGCGCCGGCCACGCCGGCGGACGCCAAGGGGCTGCTCAAGGCGGCCATCCGGGACGAGAACCCGGTGGTGATGATCGAGGGCGAGCGCCTCTATGCCGTCAAGGGCGAGGTGCCCGAAGGGGAGCACGTCGTGCCCATCGGCAAGGCCGATGTGAAGCGCGAGGGCAAGGACGTCTCCATCATCACCTGGAGCCGCATGTACTACTTCTGCGAGGAGGCCGCGCAGCGGCTCGAGAAGGAAGGCATCTCCGTGGAGATCCTCGATCTGCGCACGCTGCGTCCGCTGGACGAGGAGGCCATTCTGGCCACCGTCCGCAAGACGAACCGCGCGGTCATCGTGGAAGAGGGCTGGGCGCTGGCCGGCGTGGGCGCGTCGGTGGTGGACATCATCCAGTCCAAGGCCTTCGATGAGCTGGATGCGCCCGTTCTGCGCGTCACCGGCCTGGACGTGAACATGTCCTACGCGGCGAACCTGGAGAACGCGACCCAGCCGGACGCCGCGAAGATCGCCGCCGCCGTGAAGAAGGTCCTCTACCGAGAGGGAGCCTGA
- a CDS encoding pyruvate dehydrogenase complex dihydrolipoamide acetyltransferase has protein sequence MAKPIQMPALSPTMKEGKLVKWLKKVGDKVSSGDAIAEVETDKSNLEVEAYDDGVLLQIVVAEGDLAQVGAPIAYVGEKGEKVEAGSKPAAPAKAEAPAQPAEAPKAPAPAAAPASGGDGIPVLMPALSPTMKEGKVVKWLKKVGDKISSGEAIAEVETDKSNLEVEAYDDGTLAKILVDADQTAQVGAPIAYIAGKGGKVSVAAPAPAAPSAPAAPKAAAPSPAAAPQKSEAPAAAPRQASGEGRVRASPLARKMASSQGLDLAAVHGSGPLGRVVKRDIEAALAQGPAAAKKAPEAAARPAAPGSRPAPKTLPISTMRKVIAQRMSEVKPGVPHFYLTVDVEMDAAMKIREEAKALESKVSVNDIVVKAVAVALRRSPKMNVSLQGNTILQFATADVGIAVAIEDGLITPIIKDADQKGLQAISTEARELAERARKKALKPDEYTGGSITVSNLGMYGIDQFVAVINPPQAAIIAVGAVADKAVVRDGQITVRKILTVTLSGDHRVIDGATGAEYLRELKNLLEHPMRLLF, from the coding sequence ATGGCCAAGCCGATTCAGATGCCGGCGCTTTCCCCCACGATGAAGGAGGGGAAACTCGTCAAGTGGCTGAAGAAGGTGGGAGACAAGGTCTCCTCCGGAGATGCCATCGCGGAGGTCGAGACCGACAAGTCCAACCTCGAGGTCGAGGCGTACGACGACGGGGTGCTGCTGCAGATCGTCGTGGCCGAGGGCGACCTGGCCCAGGTGGGCGCTCCGATCGCGTACGTGGGTGAGAAGGGCGAGAAGGTCGAGGCGGGCAGCAAACCCGCCGCGCCCGCCAAGGCCGAGGCCCCCGCGCAGCCCGCCGAGGCCCCGAAGGCGCCCGCGCCCGCCGCGGCCCCCGCTTCTGGGGGAGACGGCATCCCCGTGCTCATGCCCGCGCTCTCCCCGACGATGAAGGAGGGCAAGGTCGTCAAGTGGCTGAAGAAGGTGGGGGACAAGATCTCCTCCGGTGAGGCCATCGCGGAGGTCGAGACCGACAAGTCCAACCTCGAGGTCGAGGCGTACGACGACGGGACGCTCGCGAAGATCCTCGTGGATGCGGACCAGACTGCGCAGGTGGGTGCCCCCATCGCGTACATCGCGGGCAAGGGCGGCAAGGTGTCCGTTGCGGCGCCGGCTCCCGCGGCCCCGTCCGCCCCCGCGGCTCCCAAGGCGGCGGCGCCGAGCCCTGCTGCGGCTCCCCAGAAGTCCGAGGCCCCGGCGGCGGCTCCGCGCCAGGCGTCGGGCGAGGGCCGCGTCCGCGCCAGCCCGCTCGCCCGGAAGATGGCGAGCTCCCAGGGGTTGGATCTGGCCGCGGTTCACGGCTCGGGCCCCCTGGGGCGGGTGGTGAAGCGCGACATCGAGGCGGCGCTGGCGCAGGGTCCTGCGGCGGCGAAGAAGGCTCCGGAGGCCGCTGCACGGCCTGCGGCGCCGGGCAGCCGTCCGGCCCCGAAGACGCTCCCCATCTCGACGATGCGCAAGGTGATCGCCCAGCGCATGAGCGAGGTGAAGCCGGGGGTGCCCCACTTCTACCTGACGGTGGACGTGGAGATGGACGCGGCGATGAAGATCCGCGAGGAGGCCAAGGCGCTGGAGTCCAAGGTCTCCGTCAACGACATCGTCGTGAAGGCGGTGGCCGTCGCGCTGCGCCGCTCTCCGAAGATGAACGTGTCGCTGCAGGGCAACACCATCCTGCAGTTCGCCACGGCGGATGTCGGCATCGCGGTGGCCATCGAGGACGGCCTCATCACGCCCATCATCAAGGATGCGGACCAGAAGGGGCTGCAAGCCATCTCTACCGAGGCCCGGGAACTGGCCGAGCGCGCCCGGAAGAAGGCCCTCAAGCCGGACGAGTACACCGGCGGGTCGATCACCGTCTCCAACTTGGGCATGTACGGCATCGATCAGTTCGTCGCCGTCATCAACCCGCCGCAGGCCGCCATCATCGCGGTGGGCGCGGTGGCGGACAAAGCGGTGGTGCGCGACGGGCAGATCACGGTGAGGAAGATCCTCACGGTGACGCTCTCCGGAGACCACCGGGTCATCGACGGGGCCACGGGGGCGGAGTATCTGCGCGAGCTCAAGAACCTGCTCGAGCACCCGATGCGGTTGCTGTTCTAG